The DNA region AAAAAGGAATTCTTCACATGCTTTTAAAAGAAAACCGCTCCCATGTTCGGGTTCAGGATATAGCGGCAGAGCTGAACTGTTCGGAGAAAACGATCCGCAACGATTTCGATGAGATCGAACGGTATTTGGCGGAGCACACCACGGCCGAGCTGCTGCGTAAACCCGGGATTGGCGTATCGCTCGCGATCGGGGAACGGGAAAAAGAGGAGCTCTTGGCCACGCTCGTCTGGTCGGCTTCGGATCAGGAATATAAAACGGACGCCAAGCGGTTCGCGGCGATCGCCTACCGGCTGCTGATGGAAAGCCGGCCCACAACGATACGGGAGCTCGCGGCCCAGCATTTCGTAAACAAGGCCGCCATCAAAAAAGATCTGGAGCGGCTTCAGCCATGGTTCAAAAAATACAACCTCGCCATCGTCTCCAAACAAAGGGTCGGCGTCACCGCCGAAGGCGAGGAGCGGAATATACGGGCCGCTTTGTCCAAACTGTCCCAACTGACGGGCCAAGCCGGAAACCATTTCATCAAGAACAGGTTTGCGCCCCACGAAATCGAGCTCGTTACCCGCGAGTTGAAGCGGCTGGAAACGGAGGCCGGGCTTTCTTTCACGGACGAAGCTATGGACAATCTGCTCGTGCATACGCTGCTGATGGTGCGGAGAACGAAGCTGAAGCAGCCGATCTCTTTTTCGGAGCAGGAAAGGTCGCTCATTCGGGAAAAGCGGGAATTCCCCTGGACGGAAGCATTCGCCCGGAGGCTGGAGCGGGTTTTCGCCGTCCGCTTCCCTGAAGATGAGGTGGCCTATTTAACCGCCCATATCCTCGGCGGAAAAATCCGCTCCCAGACGCGGATCGAAGCGGGCATCCCCGAAAGCGGCCCAACCGGTGCTTCCGATCAGCGGGACCATGTCTCCGGCTTGGCGGAATCGCTCGTGCGGAGAATGTCCGCGCTGACCCTGGTCGATTTTGCCCGGGACCCGATTCTGATGGAAGGGCTGCGCATTCACCTGCATTCGGCGGTAAACCGCCTAAGCTATGGACTGATCGTAACCAACCCGATGCTTCCGGATATCAAGAAGATGTATCCGTATATGTTTGACATGGTCATCGACGCCACCCGCCGCATGGGTGACGATCTCCCGTTTGCGATTCCCGAAGAGGAAGCGGCGTATCTGACCTTGCATTTTCAGGCCGCGGTGGAACGATTAAGCCAACCCGCGGCGAAGCCGAAGCAGATTATCACGGTTTGCCATATGGGGATCGGCGTGTCGCATATTTTGCGTACCAAGCTGGAGCGGAAATTCCCGGAGCTGAAGGTGCTGGATTCCGTCCGCAAGGTCGATTTGCCCGCTTATCTCGCCCGGGAGACCGTCGATTTTATCGTGTCCACGACGCCGCTGGAGAACGTCAAACCACCGCATATCGTTGTATCGCCGCTGCTCGATTCGAGGGATATCCGGAAGCTCGAAGGGTTCATCGGCCGGATGAACGAGGAAAGCGATCCTTCCGATTCGGGCTCCATCCTGCGGCAGTTTACCCGGCCTTCCCTTGTTTTCCCGCTGGCCTGCTTTGGCCACCGCTTTGAAATCATCGAATATCTCGCGAACCGGCTGCATGAGCAAGGTTTTGTGGAGCAGGATTATGCCCACCAGGCTTTGCTCCGGGAACGCGTCTCGGCGACAACGATCGGCGGCGGCATTGCCATTCCCCATGGCGATCCCAAGCTGATCCGAAGTTCGCAAATCGCCGTAGCCACCTTAAAAGAACCGCTGGATTGGGACCAGGAGAAAGTGTCCGTCGTATTTATGCTCGCCCTGGACCATCGGGATCAGGACAGCATGAAGAAGCTGTTCCAGCGCCTGTCGCTGCTCAGCGAACAGCCGTCCGCGGTCGAGCGTATAATCCGGGCGGACACCCCCGAGGAACTGCTGGGATGCCTGTAGGTAGGGCAGCCCATATAAGTTGAACTAATGAAATGTAAGAGTTAGGCAAGAGGGTTCAACATTCTAAAAGAAATGTCCATTTTAGAAATTGAACCTAGGCGAAATGATTCTGAAGAAACTAACAGCTTTCTGTAAGAAAGCTGCTTCGGAAGCATAGGCTTGGTCGCCCTCGGGAGCGGATTTCTACAGCATCTGAATTAAGTTAATTAAGAAATCTGCGAACAACAGCGATCGTAAGAACGTTTCTCACGGCTGCCCCATTACGTACAATCAATAGTTCAGCTTATATAGAAAAAATCTGTTTTTCCGGAACCTGCGGTAAGAATTAAAATCTTTTCCGCCCTTTTTCTGCGCTAAGATGAGGTTGTAAGCGATTACTATTCGATACAGGGGGGACCAAAACCATGAAATTGTTGGCCATCACCTCATGCCCAAACGGGATTGCCCATACGTATATGGCGGCGGAAAACTTGCAGAAAGCCGCGGACAAATTAGGCATTGACATGAAAGTGGAAACCCAGGGCTCGATCGGGGTGGAAAACCAGTTTACGGAGGAGGAAATCCGCCAGGCGGACGGGATCATCATCGCGGCGGACAAGTACGTGGACAAAAGCCGGTTCATCGGCAAAAAACTGCTGGTGGCGGGCGTACAGGAAGGAATCCGCACCCCGGAAGAACTGATCCAAAAAATGCTCCGCGGCGAAGCTGCCGTGTACCGGGGGAGCAACGAGGCGGACGATCGTCCCGCCAAGGCCGCGCCGGGCAAACAGCAAAACCAGTTTTACCGGCATTTGATGAGCGGCGTTTCTTACATGATTCCGTTCATCGTCGTCGGCGGTTTGCTGATCGCCATCGCGCTGTCGATCGGCGGCGTACCGACGCCGGGCGGCCTGCAAATTCCCGAGGATTCGTTCTGGAAAACGATCGAGAAGCTGGGGGCCGCGTCCTTTACGTTTATGGTGCCGATTCTAGCCGGGTTCATCGCCTTTAGCATCGCCGACCGGCCCGGATTGGCGCCGGGTCTGATCGGCGGCTACATCGCCGCCAACGGCAGCTTCTACGGCAGCGAAGCCGGCGCCGGGTTTATCGGCGGAATTATCGCCGGCTTCCTCGCCGGTTACGTGGCCTTGTGGATCAAGAAATGGAAAGTGCCGAAACCGATCGTCCCGATCATGCCGATCATCATCATCCCGGTGCTTTCCTCGCTGATCGTCGGCCTGGCCTTTATCTATCTGCTGGGCGGCCCGATCGCCCAGGTATTCGCTTGGATGACCGCCTGGCTCGCCAGCATGCAGGGGACCAGCTCCATTCTGCTCGCACTTATTCTGGGCGCCATGATCTCCTTTGATATGGGCGGCCCCGTCAACAAGGTTGCCTTTATGTTCGGCTCCGCGATGATCGCCGAGGGGAACTATCACGTTATGGGCCCGATCGCCGTGGCGATTTGCATTCCGCCGATCGGTCTCGGCCTGGCCACGTTTATGTTCAAGCGGAAATTCCATGACGCCGAGCGCGAATCCGGAAAAGCGGCCTTTACGATGGGCTTGTTCGGCATCACCGAAGGCGCGATTCCGTTCGCTTCGCAGGACCCACTGCGCGTCATTCCGAGCATTATGGTCGGCTCCATGGCCGGTTCCGTGATCGCCATGCTCGGGAACGTCGGCGACCGGGTAGCTCACGGCGGGCCAATCGTGGCGGTATTGGGTGCGGTCGATAACGTGCTGATGTTTTTCGTCGCCGTGATTATCGGCGCGATTGTGACCGCGCTGATGATCAAGCTGCTTAAAAAGGACCAGGTTGCCCCTCAGTTGGCCGGCGGTTCCGAAGCTTATGAAGAGGCCGCGCCGGCCGCGGAGCTGAGGGGACGGGCACAGGAGCGGCGGCTGGAGCGGCGGCTGGAACGGCAGTTAGAGGAGCCGAAGGAGCAGCGGCTGGAACGGCGGTTGGAAGAGCCGAAGGAGCAGCCGCAGAAGCAGCCGCACGAGCAGCAGTTGGAACGGCATCTGGAATGGCAGCACGAGCAGCGGAGCGAGCAGAAGCAGGAGCCGCAGCAGCTGGACTTGCCCGTCATAACCAGCCGTGAAGCCAAGGCTGGAACCGGAGCCGATAGACCACCGGAACAACGTGCAGTCAGCAAGCTGACGGACATCCTTGATTTGAACCTGATCGAGACTTCATTGACCGCATCGACGCGGGACGGCGTCATCGATGAAATGATCGGCAAATTGGAAACGGCAGGCGCGCTAACCTCGCGGGAGGAGTTTAAACTAGCAATTCTAAACCGCGAGCGGGAAAGCTCCACCGCAATCGGAATGAATATCGCCGTTCCCCACGGGAAATCATCCGCCGTTCTCAAGCCGCGGGTCGTATTCGGGATGAAGCCGGAAGGCGTCGACTGGGACAGCGCGGACGGAACGCCGGCGAAGCTGATCTTTATGATCGCCGTCCCTGCCGAAAATAAAGGCAACGAGCATCTAAAAATTTTGCAGATGCTGTCCCGAAAGCTGATGGACGACAGCTTTAGAGAGCGCTTGTTGAACGTAAAAACCAAGCAATCGGCCTACGAGCTTCTGGATGAGATTCAATAATGAGCAAAAGGCACCCCCGATACAGCTAGCTGTCCGGAGAGTGCCTTTTTTTGCAGGATCGGAGAACGATTGGGAATAGGAGCAATATGTGTCCCTATTCTCCGGGTTGGACATTTGGCTCGCCAAATAGCGGCAATTTATGTCGCTATGCCTCGGCCATTACGCCGATCCCCCCCATTTGCGCCAGTCCAATGGAAAATAGCGACACAAAAATCCGTTATTTCGGCGAGCTTTCCGGAAACCTCAAATATAGGGACATTTTTGGCCGTTATGTCACTTGTGGTGCATCAAGTCTTATCCGACAAGTTACATTTTCTGGTCACACAACTATTCTAACGGTTGCCACAAGCGCTATTTGTTCCAAAAACGTTGATTTCAAATTGTAACGGTTGCCATGGAGCTTATTTCACTGGAAACCGGCTAATTTTGCTTAGATTCAGGCAAATAACGGCGATCACAACCGTTGCTATGAACGTTTTTGTCAAGCCCTCCGTGTGAGAGGTGCCTGAGCACGTGGCGCGAGAGCAAAAATGCGAGCGACGGTCGGCACGCTGCTATCCGTGGGTTGGTACCACATGTTATGCCTTCGTCAAGGAGAGCTCTTGCAAGCTAGAAGCGCACGTTCAGTTACTCACCTAGTGCAAACGGTTGACGCAAATTCTCTCCCGGAACCTTCGTTTGCTCCCGGGCCTCGTGCTCAGGCGTGAGCTTGTCAAGCGCTTTTCTTGACAAGCGGTTAGGTTCAAATCAACACTTTTCCTATTCCTCATTGGAAATGAGGAACGCCTCACGGCGAGTGTGGGGGTGCAGGGGGCAACGCTCCCTGCGTCTCCCCAAAGGGGACGGAAGGGGCGTTAGTTAGCCACCGGTTGTTCCACCGTTCGAGCAACAGCCCATATGAACCCGGTTAGCTCCCTGGCCACCGCGCCTACGGCCACATTTTTGTGTTTGTTCTTTCCAAAAATGAGATGACGGTATTTGTAATGCAATCTTTCTTGCGCTTTCCACGACAACAGTTGTATATCGGCCGGCATGCCATCCAAACGCTTGGCGAGATCTCCTTTCACCGCAGGCCGATGACGGTAGCTCCAGGCGGATTCCACCAAGGATCGGCGCAAGCGCCCGTTACCGGCTTTGGTCATACTTCCGCGCCGAGTACTCAGGCCGGTTGAACTCTCACGAGGAACCAACCCTAAATACGCCATGAGTTGGGCCGGGGAGCGGAAGCGAGTAAATGAACCGATCTCAGCAGCTAGAGTGACGGCCGTCAGTAGTCCAATCCCACGCAGGGACTGAAGCACCCGAATCAGAGTTGCCTTGGAGCCGACCGTGGCTTGCTGAACCAAGGCTTTTTCCAAACGCCCCATCCGCTGCTCGATCTCATTTAAGGTATGGAGCATCTCGTCGAAGGCTACTTGCATGGGCTCATAAGGGAATGTCAGTTGCTCCAGCCAGGAACGGTACTTCCGGGTCCAACGACGCTTTATCGTAGCCGGCGGTTCGATGTGATGGCGGAGCAGGAACTTCAATATCCGCTGGCGTGCCCGATGCGCGTCCTCTTTGGCGGCCTCCCGGGCGCGAACCAACTCCCGCAAAGCCTCGTCTTCCCGCTCCGGGACGTAGACAGGAGTCAATTCTCCTGCACGAAACAGACGGGCAAGCTGCTCGGCGTCCCGTCGATCCGTCTTCACGTGATCGCCAGGGCGTTTGGGAATAAGCGACGGAGCAATGACAACGCAATGGGCTCCCATGGAGGTGATCCAGCGATAGGTTTCGTAACCTGTCGGACCTGCCTCATAACAAAACGATAGCGTTTCGGCCGGTCCCAGTTCTTTGATCAGCTTGCGCAGCGCCGCCGGGGTGTGAGGAATGCTCCCGTAATAGCGAGGAGTTTCACCGCTTGCATCTGCAATAGCAACCGAAATTTTTTCTTTGGATACATCTAAACCGACGAATTTTGTGGTAGACTGCATAGTATCAGCTCTCCTTTGCTATGTAGCTCTGAAATGGTTTGGTTTTCACTATCCATTTTAACCTACGAGATGTAGCAATATGGAGGGCTGTCTTTTGTTTACGTTCATCATAGCTAGAATTTAGAGAAGGTCTTTTTTCGGAAAATAGCCGCTGCTACAACCGTTAGATTTTCGGCGGCGATAGTACGGTTCGAAACCAACGCTTTTAAAGAAACCTTGAGTAAAAATGCCACGCTAGTGCCGCAACGCGCTATGTGCTATGTCTGCTGTATCCACTACGTCCGCTATATCCGCTACGTCCACTGTGTTCACTATATCCGTTATGTCCGCTATGTTCACTATGTGCAATATCCGCTAAATCCGCTACGTCCACTATGTTCACCATGTCCGCTACGTCCGCTATATCCGCTATGTCCAATATTCCGCTACATCAGCTACGTACGATATGTCCGCTACGTCACGTTATGTCAGAGAAGCGAGCGGCTAGCCCCTTCTAAGTGGCAAACCGGTTCCGTTCCTCTTAAATCTGCCGGATTTGGATTAAGTTGGTGGTTCCCGCCTGCCCAAGAGGCAAACCCGCGGACAGCACGACTATGTCCCCTTCCTGTGCATACCCGGACTTCACCGCGCTTTGAATCGCCGAATCAAACATCTCGTCGGTGGTGGTCACCGGCCCTCCCAAATAAGGGAAGACCCCGGACAAAAGGCATAACTTGACCAGCACATGCGGATGATGCGCGATCGCCACGATCGGGGCCTTTGGCCGGTATTTGGACACCATCTGGGCGGTAAAGCCGCTTTCGGTGGAGGTGAGGATCACTTTGGCGTCCAGCTCCAGGGAAGCGCTGACCGCACCTTGGCTGATTACCTCCGTGATGTTGGTGGCATGCAGCCTTCTTCTGCGGTTGAATTGCTCGCCGTAGTCAATCATCGACTCCGCCCTGCGGGCCACCGCCGCCATCGTGCGTACGGACTCCACCGGGTATTTGCCGGCCGCCGACTCCCCGGACAGCATTACGACGTCGGCCCCCTGCATCACCGCGTTGTACACGTCGCTCACTTCGGCCCTCGTCGGCCGCGGGTTCACCTGCATCGACTCAAGCATATGCGTAGCCACGATCACCGGCTTCCCCGCCAGATTGCACTTATCGATGATCTCCTTTTGCCTCACCGGCACTTCCTCGACCGGCACCTCCACGCCCATATCCCCGCGGGCGACCATGATCCCGTCCGACGCCTCGATAATGTTGTCGAGGTCGGCAATCCCTTCTTCATTTTCGATCTTGGAAACGATCTGCACGTGGCCGGCATTCTGCTCCTGCAAAATCCGCCGCACTTCGCGGATATCATCCCCTTTCCGCACAAACGAAACGGCGATCATTTCCACGCCTTGCTCCAGTCCAAAATGAATGTGCCGGATGTCCCGTTCCGTCACCCCGGGCAGCGTCGTTTTGATGCCGGGCAGGTTCACGCCCTTGTTCGGCTTGAGCTTACCGCCGCTGACGATGCGGCAGCGGATCTCCGAGCCTGCTGCGGACAGGACGCGCAGCTCCACCAGCCCGTCGTCGATCAGAATCCGGCCGCCCTCCCGCACCACCTTGGGCATATCGGGATAATTGACCGAAATCCGCGCGGCATCCCCGGCGATCTGCTCCGTCGTCAAAACCAGTTCCTCGCCGGCCTTTAGCTCTGCGAACGCCTCGCGCAATTTGCCGATCCGGACCTCCGGCCCCTTAATATCCATCATGATGGGGACAAACGTGTTTAACTCTCGCGCCGCCGCGCGCACCTGGGCGATCCGCCGCGCGTGCTCCTCCAATTCTCCGTGCGCCATGTTCAGCCGGCCCACCGTCATTCCCGCCCGAATCATGTCCTGCAGCACCCCGGCGGCATCGCTAGCCGGGCCAAGCGTACAAATGATTTTAGTCCGCAGCATGCTAACCCTCCTTCGAATTTCACATTCTTCTTCCAGTAAGGTATAGTATGCTTTTTTTGTCCTTCCAATAAACGAGACCGTACGAATCCGAGTCGCGGATGAGGGGCCTTAAGCGATCGTGATCACCTCGTATTGTTCCGCCAGTTCCAGGAAACGCCCCATGCTGGACACCTCGCCGGCTGCCAGCCGATCCCGAATCCCGTAATAGTCGACGCAGGTGCCGCAGGCCAGCACGGGCACGCCGCGCGCCTCCAGCTCCTTCAGATGCAGCGAAGCGAACGATTGCTCCGTCAAAGCCAGCACGCCCCGGTTTACGCAAAAAACCGCGGCCGGCAGCTGCTCCCGCTGCTTCAGCAGCGTCGCGAAGGTTTCCAGCAACTGCGCGCCAAGCTCCCGTTCACCGCTGCCTATACTGTCCGTCGTAAGAAAAATCACTTTG from Paenibacillus macerans includes:
- a CDS encoding BglG family transcription antiterminator, whose product is MNDRQKGILHMLLKENRSHVRVQDIAAELNCSEKTIRNDFDEIERYLAEHTTAELLRKPGIGVSLAIGEREKEELLATLVWSASDQEYKTDAKRFAAIAYRLLMESRPTTIRELAAQHFVNKAAIKKDLERLQPWFKKYNLAIVSKQRVGVTAEGEERNIRAALSKLSQLTGQAGNHFIKNRFAPHEIELVTRELKRLETEAGLSFTDEAMDNLLVHTLLMVRRTKLKQPISFSEQERSLIREKREFPWTEAFARRLERVFAVRFPEDEVAYLTAHILGGKIRSQTRIEAGIPESGPTGASDQRDHVSGLAESLVRRMSALTLVDFARDPILMEGLRIHLHSAVNRLSYGLIVTNPMLPDIKKMYPYMFDMVIDATRRMGDDLPFAIPEEEAAYLTLHFQAAVERLSQPAAKPKQIITVCHMGIGVSHILRTKLERKFPELKVLDSVRKVDLPAYLARETVDFIVSTTPLENVKPPHIVVSPLLDSRDIRKLEGFIGRMNEESDPSDSGSILRQFTRPSLVFPLACFGHRFEIIEYLANRLHEQGFVEQDYAHQALLRERVSATTIGGGIAIPHGDPKLIRSSQIAVATLKEPLDWDQEKVSVVFMLALDHRDQDSMKKLFQRLSLLSEQPSAVERIIRADTPEELLGCL
- a CDS encoding fructose-specific PTS transporter subunit EIIC, whose amino-acid sequence is MKLLAITSCPNGIAHTYMAAENLQKAADKLGIDMKVETQGSIGVENQFTEEEIRQADGIIIAADKYVDKSRFIGKKLLVAGVQEGIRTPEELIQKMLRGEAAVYRGSNEADDRPAKAAPGKQQNQFYRHLMSGVSYMIPFIVVGGLLIAIALSIGGVPTPGGLQIPEDSFWKTIEKLGAASFTFMVPILAGFIAFSIADRPGLAPGLIGGYIAANGSFYGSEAGAGFIGGIIAGFLAGYVALWIKKWKVPKPIVPIMPIIIIPVLSSLIVGLAFIYLLGGPIAQVFAWMTAWLASMQGTSSILLALILGAMISFDMGGPVNKVAFMFGSAMIAEGNYHVMGPIAVAICIPPIGLGLATFMFKRKFHDAERESGKAAFTMGLFGITEGAIPFASQDPLRVIPSIMVGSMAGSVIAMLGNVGDRVAHGGPIVAVLGAVDNVLMFFVAVIIGAIVTALMIKLLKKDQVAPQLAGGSEAYEEAAPAAELRGRAQERRLERRLERQLEEPKEQRLERRLEEPKEQPQKQPHEQQLERHLEWQHEQRSEQKQEPQQLDLPVITSREAKAGTGADRPPEQRAVSKLTDILDLNLIETSLTASTRDGVIDEMIGKLETAGALTSREEFKLAILNRERESSTAIGMNIAVPHGKSSAVLKPRVVFGMKPEGVDWDSADGTPAKLIFMIAVPAENKGNEHLKILQMLSRKLMDDSFRERLLNVKTKQSAYELLDEIQ
- a CDS encoding IS110 family transposase, which translates into the protein MQSTTKFVGLDVSKEKISVAIADASGETPRYYGSIPHTPAALRKLIKELGPAETLSFCYEAGPTGYETYRWITSMGAHCVVIAPSLIPKRPGDHVKTDRRDAEQLARLFRAGELTPVYVPEREDEALRELVRAREAAKEDAHRARQRILKFLLRHHIEPPATIKRRWTRKYRSWLEQLTFPYEPMQVAFDEMLHTLNEIEQRMGRLEKALVQQATVGSKATLIRVLQSLRGIGLLTAVTLAAEIGSFTRFRSPAQLMAYLGLVPRESSTGLSTRRGSMTKAGNGRLRRSLVESAWSYRHRPAVKGDLAKRLDGMPADIQLLSWKAQERLHYKYRHLIFGKNKHKNVAVGAVARELTGFIWAVARTVEQPVAN
- the pyk gene encoding pyruvate kinase — encoded protein: MLRTKIICTLGPASDAAGVLQDMIRAGMTVGRLNMAHGELEEHARRIAQVRAAARELNTFVPIMMDIKGPEVRIGKLREAFAELKAGEELVLTTEQIAGDAARISVNYPDMPKVVREGGRILIDDGLVELRVLSAAGSEIRCRIVSGGKLKPNKGVNLPGIKTTLPGVTERDIRHIHFGLEQGVEMIAVSFVRKGDDIREVRRILQEQNAGHVQIVSKIENEEGIADLDNIIEASDGIMVARGDMGVEVPVEEVPVRQKEIIDKCNLAGKPVIVATHMLESMQVNPRPTRAEVSDVYNAVMQGADVVMLSGESAAGKYPVESVRTMAAVARRAESMIDYGEQFNRRRRLHATNITEVISQGAVSASLELDAKVILTSTESGFTAQMVSKYRPKAPIVAIAHHPHVLVKLCLLSGVFPYLGGPVTTTDEMFDSAIQSAVKSGYAQEGDIVVLSAGLPLGQAGTTNLIQIRQI
- a CDS encoding DsrE family protein, which encodes MKNKVIFLTTDSIGSGERELGAQLLETFATLLKQREQLPAAVFCVNRGVLALTEQSFASLHLKELEARGVPVLACGTCVDYYGIRDRLAAGEVSSMGRFLELAEQYEVITIA